One part of the Suncus etruscus isolate mSunEtr1 chromosome 2, mSunEtr1.pri.cur, whole genome shotgun sequence genome encodes these proteins:
- the LOC126001570 gene encoding uncharacterized protein LOC126001570: protein MLSAYGACEQRSYKGPSAVYRELVRYLRAVTSSERIRLQDLHDKVPFYLCKTGDFVGAVEALLAPTSQACCPACRLTPSNFQYYLKMLWTSSVPTGNQLQGADQWVFKGGETPPVPTMLPAGETAQIRQLYVPTGSLVKPYMLVKQALRMLYRNPTLYQDIQSWGFLLALWGSSSALGPNGLTRQALQVPPPSFQTMVLTAGDTILRDLSSQVTPVLPAHLFNSSLCREACLILCIQATVQMLLAQLPQLPPLLSLILDLGENLWALELLLESIQHRAPDMVDMVRQELSDQQCVLLEAWQALGPNYVGELLCLLLGSRVPELQALGVALIHLVARNLNRCPWAKLLDLQRLRVSVHPPGAALKGSGGHVAHIRLTADLQEPTPGNG, encoded by the exons ATGCTCTCTGCATATGGGGCCTGCGAGCAGAGAAGCTACAAGGGGCCCTCAGCTGT GTACCGAGAGCTCGTCCGCTATCTGAGAGCCGTGACCAGCTCAGAGAGAATCAG GCTCCAGGATCTTCATGACAAGGTCCCTTTCTACCTCTGCAAGACCGGAGACTTCGTAGGTGCTGTGGAGGCGCTGCTGGCACCCACCAGCCAGGCCTGCTGCCCTGCCTGCCGGCTCACGCCCTCCAACTTCCAGTACTACCTTAAGATGCTCTGGACCAGCAGCGTTCCCACAGGCAACCAACTGCAGGGCGCAGACCAGTGGGTGTTCAAAGGAGGTGAGACTCCCCCAGTCCCTACTATGCTCCCTGCAGGTGAGACCGCTCAGATCCGTCAGCTCTATGTGCCCACAGGCTCCCTGGTGAAACCCTATATGCTGGTGAAGCAGGCCCTGCGCATGCTCTATCGCAACCCAACCCTGTACCAAGAT ATACAGAGCTGGGGCTTCCTGCTTGCCCTGTGGGGCAGCAGCTCTGCTCTGGGACCCAACGGCCTGACCCGCCAGGCCCTGCAAGTGCCCCCACCCTCCTTCCAGACG ATGGTCCTGACAGCTGGCGACACCATCCTGCGTGACCTAAGTAGCCAAGTGACACCTGTCCTGCCTGCCCACCTCTTCAACTCCTCT CTGTGCCGAGAGGCCTGCCTGATTCTCTGCATCCAGGCCACTGTCCAGATGCTGCTGGCCCAGCTGCCCCAGCTTCCACCGCTGCTCAGCCTCATCTTGGACCTTGGG GAGAACTTGTGGGCACTGGAACTGCTGCTGGAGAGCATCCAGCACAGAGCCCCTGACATGGTGGACATGGTCAGACAGGAGTTAAGTGACCAGCAGTGCGTCCTCTTGGAGGC GTGGCAGGCACTGGGCCCCAACTACGTGGGTGAACTGCTCTGCCTACTCCTGGGCTCCAGGGTGCCAGAGCTACAGGCTCTCGGTGTCGCCCTCATCCACCTGGTGGCCAGAAACCTGAACCG GTGTCCCTGGGCAAAGTTGCTGGACCTGCAGCGTCTCAGAGTAAGTGTCCATCCACCCGGGGCTGCCCTGAAGGGCTCAGGCGGCCACGTTGCCCACATCCGCCTTACCGCAGACCTTCAAGAGCCCACACCTGGGAATGGCTGA
- the LOC126001571 gene encoding uncharacterized protein LOC126001571 produces MAASVNFTPEAARDTPRPFLRRPEVEASGRGQRRARKWARERRGRGGGGSGPAAGAMGSGGGASAARPALIWLSSDDDDDGANDAVQLVEAIGTPKGAPGREGPTAAARPVHPVPLAAASRPPGDKPPACEEDSEVLVTFCRDADVLPHARHDCPAHAFQRTERETTQPVGSNADSCPKCFCYVCDKPVTECLSWTTPTQCHCNAHGRSQYWKAERNQELCGILTTFYLEPSEIDVHLRRGGQRLQCFIPELSAAYSHYLCGTPPSDRLQCISQPPLSKRQCPEAPEHRYSEVFRVASLFVDEAKKEHPKASAVMLLGVFRELSVHSDPSKTSPKPESLECLKVAVPVLMDRITQHLQRLLVVGGLAQPLCEKLTRFFYSVPLPPHCSRFFTSLNIMPWDHRVLTTILRGQNLAGPQKQRGRGSTFSEHFPVIRARVDCLESAGR; encoded by the exons ATGGCCGCCTCCGTCAACTTCACACCCGAAGCTGCCCGCGACACGCCCCGCCCCTTCCTGCGCAGACCGGAAGTGGAAGCGAGTGGGCGTGGCCAGAGGCGCGCTCGAAAGTGGGCGCGGGAGCGGCGGGGCAGAGGCGGCGGCGG GTCGGGCCCGGCTGCTGGCGCCATGGGGTCCGGCGGGGGAGCCTCGGCCGCGCGCCCGGCCTTGATCTGGCTCAGCagcgacgacgacgacgacggcGCGAACGACGCGGTCCAGCTGGTGGAAGCGATCGGGACCCCCAAAGGCGCCCCCGGCCGGGAAGGGCCCACGGCCGCGGCCCGCCCCGTGCACCCCGTCCCGCTTGCAGCCGCCAGCCGCCCGCCCGGTGACAAGCCCCCCGCGTGCGAGGAGGACTCCGAGGTCCTGGTGACCTTCTGCAGGGACGCGGACGTGCTGCCCCACGCGCGGCACGACTGCCCGGCCCACGCCTTCCA GAGGACCGAGCGCGAGACGACCCAGCCCGTGGGCAGCAACGCCGACTCTTGCCCCAAGTGCTTCTGTTATGTGTGTGACAAGCCTGTCACCGAG TGCCTGTCCTGGACGACCCCGACCCAGTGCCACTGCAACGCACACGGCCGGAGCCAGTACTGGAAGGCCGAGCGCAACCAGGAGCTGTGTGGCATCCTCACCACCTTCTACCTGGAGCCCTCAGAGATCGACGTGCATTTGCGGCGTGGGG GGCAGCGTCTGCAGTGCTTTATCCCCGAGCTCTCTGCAGCCTACTCTCACTATCTCTGTGGAACACCTCCCAGTGACCGGCTGCAATGCATATCTCAGCCCCCACTCAGCAAGAGACAGTGCCCAGAGGCACCTGAGCACCG GTACTCAGAAGTCTTCAGGGTGGCATCTTTGTTCGTTGATGAGGCCAAGAAGGAGCACCCCAAGGCATCAGCTGTCATGTTGCTGGGAGTGTTCCGGGAGCTCTCGGTGCACAGTGACCCTTCCAA GACCTCCCCAAAACCCGAGAGTCTGGAATGTTTGAAGGTAGCGGTACCGGTGCTCATGGATAG GATAACACAACACCTACAGCGCCTCCTGGTGGTGGGCGGCCTAGCACAGCCCCTGTGCGAGAAGCTGACCCGTTTCTTCTACTCCGTGCCCCTCCCGCCACACTGCAGCCGGTTCTTCACCTC CTTGAACATCATGCCATGGGATCACAGGGTGCTGACAACCATCTTAAGAGGACAAAACTTGGCTGGTCCCCAGAAGCAGCGAGGCCGAGGGTCGACCTTCAGTGAGCACTTCCCAGTCATCAGGGCCAGGGTGGACTGCCTGGAGAGCGCTGGGCGGTAG